In the genome of Xenopus laevis strain J_2021 chromosome 1S, Xenopus_laevis_v10.1, whole genome shotgun sequence, one region contains:
- the LOC121393103 gene encoding DNA-directed RNA polymerase, mitochondrial-like, whose protein sequence is MPCDIPQDVYSGVAQQEYVWEASHYLVQQVFSSLKEMFSGTREMQLWLTESARMISKSGNTVEWQTPLGLPIMQPYHCAKPFFVSNALLNTMGQIYLCSDIDCRS, encoded by the exons ATGCCCTGTGATATCCCCCAAGATGTGTACAGTGGTGTTGCTCAGCAG GAGTATGTGTGGGAGGCCTCACATTACCTGGTTCAGCAAGTGTTCAGCAGTCTGAAGGAAATGTTCTCAGGAACTAGAGAAATGCAG CTTTGGCTGACAGAGAGCGCTCGCATGATCTCCAAGTCTGGAAACACTGTGGAGTGGCAGACACCCTTAGGTCTACCGATCATGCAGCCATACCACTGCGCCAAGCCTTTCTTTGTAAGTAATGCGCTgctaaacactatggggcaaatttatttatgtTCGGAtatcgactgtcgaagttaa